In Ooceraea biroi isolate clonal line C1 chromosome 13, Obir_v5.4, whole genome shotgun sequence, a genomic segment contains:
- the LOC105286358 gene encoding uncharacterized protein LOC105286358, with amino-acid sequence MGDKEHHVHFSGGSGLGKDNNIMIQPQRHGHVDAHLGFLQLHHRYHVEFSVPWNTCIHPEGEKVAPALIVGNYNANCRIIDLAQEKDGLRLKIELLAHQEKILKENVEVTCCSSGMPLKVVLNARVLAKDKGTPLLRNGIRSIAVEGVDEDEVSE; translated from the exons ATGGGAGATAAAG AGCATCATGTGCACTTTAGCGGTGGAAGCGGACTCGGGAAGGACAACAACATAATGATACAGCCACAGCGACATGGCCATGTAGACGCTCATCTGGGATTCTTGCAACTGCATCACAG ATATCACGTAGAATTCTCAGTACCATGGAACACGTGTATTCATCCGGAAGGAGAAAAGGTAGCACCTGCTCTAATTGTGGGAAATTACAATGCAAATTGCCGCATTATTGATCTTGCGCAAGAAAAGGATGGCTTaag GTTAAAGATAGAGCTGTTGGCACAtcaagagaaaatattaaaggAGAATGTCGAAGTGACGTGTTGTTCGTCGGGTATGCCATTGAAAGTTGTGTTGAATGCACGTGTCTTGGCAAAGGATAAGGGTACGCCACTGTTGCGGAATGGTATACGCAGCATCGCCGTCGAGGGAGTGGACGAAGACGAAGTTTCGGAATAA
- the LOC105286369 gene encoding LOW QUALITY PROTEIN: uncharacterized protein LOC105286369 (The sequence of the model RefSeq protein was modified relative to this genomic sequence to represent the inferred CDS: deleted 2 bases in 1 codon; substituted 1 base at 1 genomic stop codon) — MTVLLLVVMLIVTRSVAGSRIPVTDEKRVRRLIRDWAPLVWLAPGERFLPLGVTEFLDNVQSDQYYLRTRTDIESLLKNRSSFLYGRKPAGTVPVYALVKNCASQDARLCAATRDERIEPKNRRNTLTLLRDVGTLLPRRRRRRRRRRRRRRRRRRQAGTNDTNDLRARNVSREPIRQAGNAADATFASLFILSISILSRENLSVINSRHGRASXFQTSFISSSFQVTTAPRSKKNGHAAECRQVHFHVTYWMFYPFSEGKTICVLDLGFFGSWPIPTLAGVCVGTLKEYGSHVGDWEHTSLYFKNNEHPLAMYVSAHDTGAFYRYDPRNGTFVYESQETRKGLFQKPTFPDKVYTAGHSHPILFSARGSHGLWTAPGKHRFVRVPRLYDEGGFGTAWPTWKRFELLSEEDNEALPGWMTFKGKWGNPSSNCHPLAKLGFNICQFVDGPTGIPMKRFNFRC, encoded by the exons ATGACTGTTTTATTGCTCGTCGTTATGTTAATCGTAACTCGTTCGGTCGCTGGATCGCGCATACCCGTGACCGATGAGAAACGAG TAAGGAGACTGATACGGGACTGGGCACCCTTGGTATGGCTCGCACCCGGGGAACGATTCTTGCCCCTCGGTGTCACCGAATTTCTCGACAACGTACAATCGGACCAATATTATCTGCGCACTAGAACGGACATAG AGTCATTGTTAAAGAATCGATCGTCCTTCTTGTACGGACGAAAACCCGCTGGAACCGTGCCCGTCTACGCTCTCGTGAAGAACTGCGCTTCCCAAGACGCGCGATTGTGCGCGGCAACGAGAGACGAACGGATCGAGCCGAAGAACCGACGAAATACCTTGACGCTGCTACGGGATGTCGGAACACTTTtgcctcgacgacgacgacgacgacgacgacgacgacgacgacgacgacgacgacgacgacaggcCGGTACGAATGATACCAATGATCTAAGAGCACGGAACGTATCGCGAGAACCAATACGACAGGCAGGT AATGCAGCTGATGCGACTTTTGCATCTCTTTTCATCCTTTCGATTTCCATTTTATCGAGAGAGAATTTATCCGTAATAAACTCGCGACACGGTCGCGCGAGTTAATTTCAAACGAGTTTCATCTCGTCATCGTTTCAGGTGACGACGGCCCCACGATCCAAAAAAAACGGGCATGCGGCAGAATGTCGGCAAGTGCACTTTCACGTGACCTATTGGATGTTTTACCCGTTTAGCGAGGGAAAGACCATCTGCGTGCTGGATCTTGGATTTTTTGGCAGCTGGCCGATACCTACTCTGGCGGGCGTGTGCGTCGGTACGCTCAAAGAGTACGGCAGTCACGTTGGAGATTGGGAACACACGAGTCTTTATTTCAAG AATAACGAGCATCCTCTGGCGATGTACGTATCGGCGCACGACACCGGTGCGTTTTATCGATATGATCCACGAAACGGCACTTTCGTCTACGAGAGTCAGGAAACGAGGAAGGGTCTTTTCCAAAAACCAACGTTTCCGGACAAGGTTTATACCGCCGGTCACTCGCATCCGATTTTATTTAGTGCACGTGGCTCGCACGGCCTTTGGACAGCTCCGGGCAAGCACAGATTCGTTCGAGTACCTCGTCTCTATGACGAGGGTGGATTCGGAACCGCCTGGCCCACGTGGAAGAGATTCGAGTTACTCTCGGAGGAAGATAACGAAGCTTTACCGGGTTGGATGACCTTCAAGGGCAAATGGGGCAATCCCAGCAGCAACTGTCATCCATTGGCGAAACTAGGTTTTAACATTTGCCAATTTGTAGATGGACCAACCGGAATTCCAATGAAGAGGTTCAATTTTCGCTGTTGA
- the LOC105286359 gene encoding E3 ubiquitin-protein ligase DMA1-like produces MTYPGLVLLIGVGIGLATFLYHVFTESNRLEEQERYSRNRRPSNHYEDWTERSHRSENAFLNRRSSSNSEARDLATSREDVNNCSICQYALNQMEVIQLRPCKHNFHKECINELRKFDPGASCPNCRRQIRHAI; encoded by the exons ATGACGTATCCCGGACTAGTGCTTCTTAtcggagttggaattggactGGCGACTTTCCTCTACCATGTCTTTACCGAGAGCAACCGGTTGGAGGAACAAGAACGGTACTCGAGGAACAGAAGACCGTCGAATCACTACGAGGATTGGACGGAGAGATCGCATCGATCCGAAAA TGCGTTCTTGAATAGAAGGAGCTCGTCCAATTCAGAGGCAAGAGATCTCGCGACTAGTAGAGAGGACGTAAACAATTGTTCAATCTGCCAATACGCGTTAAACCAAATGGAGGTGATACAGTTGCGTCCTTGCAAACATAACTTTCACAAGGAATGCATTAACGAATTAAGAAAATTCGATCCTGGG GCCTCTTGCCCTAATTGCAGAAGACAGATCAGGCACGCGATATAA
- the LOC105286360 gene encoding pantothenate kinase 3, whose protein sequence is MSPQSQKNNLPEKTMESNGYSSVGEITAKEARNRSSPCESMDSMPWFGMDIGGTLCKLVYFEPKDITIDEANAEVETLKNIRRYLTKNSAYGKTGHRDAHLQMDNVRIRGRRGTLHFIRFPTSEMGNFLALAKSKGMANLVTSVCATGGGAFKFEENFQKEVNMNLAKFDELDSLIRGMLYIETTNPHECYYWSDPTDDNKCQKVPFDFSEPYPFLLVNIGSGVSILAVYGPENYKRISGTSLGGGTFLGLCCLLTGCNTFEEAIELATGGDNTRVDKLVKDIYGGDYGPFGLPGDLVASSFGQMNSTERRNAVTKEDLARATLVTITNNIGSIARMCAVNEKIERVVFVGNFLRVNPISMKLLAYAMDYWSKGTLKALFLEHEGYFGAVGCLLQFNGESS, encoded by the exons ATGAGTCCACAGAGccaaaagaataatttacctGAAAAAACCATGGAATCCAATGGATATTCTTCCGTTGGCGAGATTACAGCGAAAGAAGCAAGGAATCGTTCATCCCCTTGTGAGTCGATGGATT CGATGCCTTGGTTCGGAATGGACATTGGTGGTACACTGTGCAAACTGGTGTATTTTGAGCCAAAGGACATTACGATAGACGAGGCAAACGCCGAAGTGgaaactttgaaaaatattcgtcGTTACCTGACGAAGAACTCGGCGTATGGAAAAACGGGTCATCGCGATGCGCATTTGCAA ATGGACAACGTTCGCATCAGGGGCAGACGAGGAACGTTACATTTCATTAGATTCCCCACGAGTGAAATGGGAAACTTTTTGGCACTAGCAAAGTCAAAGGGCATGGCCAATCTCGTCACGTCCGTCTGTGCCACGGGTGGTGGTGCCTTCAAGTTTGAGGAGAATTTCCAAAAG GAAGTAAACATGAACCTGGCAAAGTTCGACGAATTGGACAGTTTAATACGTGGAATGCTCTACATAGAGACGACGAATCCACACGAATGCTACTATTGGTCGGATCCCACCGACGACAACAAATGCCAAAAAGTGCCGTTCGACTTTTCCGAGCCCTATCCTTTCTTG CTCGTCAACATAGGCTCCGGAGTAAGTATATTGGCTGTATACGGACCGGAGAATTACAAAAGAATATCTGGAACGAG TTTAGGTGGTGGTACGTTTCTCGGATTATGTTGCCTGCTCACCGGATGTAACACTTTCGAAGAGGCGATAGAGCTGGCAACGGGCGGCGACAACACGCGAGTCGACAAATTGGTCAAGGATATATACGGCGGCGATTACGGTCCGTTTGGTCTTCCCGGAGATCTAGTCGCAAGCAG TTTCGGACAAATGAATTCCACGGAACGTAGAAACGCCGTCACGAAGGAGGACCTagcgcgcgcgacgctcgTTACCATCACAAACAACATTGGCTCCATCGCGCGTATGTGTGCAGTCAACGAAAAAATCGAGAGG GTGGTGTTTGTCGGCAACTTTCTCAGGGTGAATCCTATATCGATGAAACTATTGGCCTACGCAATGGATTATTGGTCAAAAGGGACGTTGAAGGCACTGTTTTTGGAACACGAG GGTTACTTTGGCGCGGTTGGGTGTCTATTACAGTTCAACGGTGAATCCAGCTAA